In the genome of Anabas testudineus chromosome 4, fAnaTes1.2, whole genome shotgun sequence, one region contains:
- the si:ch211-201h21.5 gene encoding nuc_hydro_CeIAG domain-containing protein gives MAKKLVIIDTDCGIDDAQALMMALAAPNIQILGITCVYGNASVENVCQNILRVLSICERDGIPVFQGCAGPLVGASSSRTDHFGTDGLGDVIKDKDPRWKEKIQREHAVDAMIRLVSENQNRVSLVALGPLTNLALAVRVDPCFPQKLKDLYIMGGNMEGKGNLTLCAEFNFAMDPESAYVVLEEFLCPTYLATWEYASRNSLTWEFFEELINQDAPAARFMKTITSKCWAYSREAMMKKRGVYFPGCGFVSYDSYAMAACVDGTVVTESIECPVRVELQGSMSRGMLALDRTNTLKKSHKVFVLTKCDSAKFSQLLLESLRQPCNK, from the exons ATGGCAAAGAAGCTGGTGATCATCGACACAGACTGCGGCATAGATGATGCTCAGGCTTTAATGATGGCCTTGGCAGCACCCAACATTCAGATCCTGGGTATAACCTGCGTGTATGGAAACGCCTCAGTGGAGAATGTCTGTCAGAATATTTTGAGGGTGCTCTCCATCTGTGAGCGTGACGGG atTCCAGTGTTTCAAGGTTGTGCTGGTCCTCTGGTTGGAGCCAGCAGCTCCCGTACTGACCACTTTGGAACTGATGGACTTGGGGATGTGATCAAAGACAAAGATCCCCGGTGGAAGGAGAAAATCCAGAGAGAGCACGCAGTCGATGCAATGATCAGACTGGTGTCTGAAAACCAGAACCGG GTCTCCTTAGTGGCTCTTGGTCCGCTCACTAATCTGGCATTGGCTGTGAGGGTGGATCCATGTTTTCCCCAGAAGCTCAAAGATCTGTACATAATGGGTGGCAACATGGAAG gAAAAGGGAATTTGACACTTTGTGCAGAATTTAACTTTGCAATGGATCCAGAGTCTGCCTATGTTGTTCTGGAAGAATTCCTCTGCCCTACGTACCTGGCGACGTGGGAATACGCCTCCAGAAACTCACTGACATGG GAGTTCTTTGAGGAGCTGATCAATCAGGATGCACCTGCTGCACGCTTTATGAAGACAATAACATCCAAATGCTGGGCCTACTCCAGAGAAGCCATGATGAAAAAGAGAGGCGTGTACTTTCCTGGTTGTGGCTTCGTCTCCTATGATTCCTATGCAATGGCTGCCTGTGTTGACGGCACCGTGGTTACAGAGAGCATCGAATGCCCTGTTCGTGTGGAACTGCAGGGTTCGATGTCTCGCGGTATGTTGGCACTGGATCGCACAAATACCCTGAAAAAGAGCCACAAGGTGTTTGTTTTGACTAAATGTGACAGTGCAAAGTTTagtcagctgctgctggagtcCCTCAGGCAGCCCTGCAACAAGTGA
- the zgc:172121 gene encoding homocysteine S-methyltransferase encodes MGSRLRHYLRDGGPLILDGGLATELEAQGINLQGDPLWSARLLHSNPQAVKDAHWRFLLSGADVITTATYQASITGFINHLDMSSECARELLMSGVHLAREAIEKFVSDSLSKGQSCPLVAGSVGPYGAFLHNGSEYTGDYAAEMSIEELKDWHRPQIDCLAAAGSDLIAFETIPSIKEAEALVELLREFPNAKAWLSFSCKDGRCISDGSLFTDAVQIANRSTQLAAVGVNCCPPVVVEPLLNSARSLLSPDMSWVVYPNSGEEWDTKRGWLPSQKTSASIHELSNTWMNQGAALIGGCCRIGPAHIAELKRQLKGSCASPASAAKPH; translated from the exons ATGGGTTCTCGTCTTAGACATTACCTGAGGGATGGTGGACCTTTGATCTTGGATGGTGGATTAGCAACTGAACTCGAAGCGCAAGGAATCAATTTACAg GGAGATCCTTTGTGGAGCGCCAGGCTTTTGCACAGTAATCCCCAGGCTGTTAAAGATGCTCACTGGAG GTTCCTCCTCAGTGGTGCTGATGTTATCACCACAGCCACGTACCAGGCGAGTATTACAGGATTCATCAATCACCTGGACATGAGCTCTGAATGTGCCAGAGAGCTGCTGATGTCTGGAGTTCATCTGGCCAGAGAAGCCATCGAGAAATTTGTTTCTGACAGTCTTTCAAAAG GGCAGAGCTGTCCCTTGGTGGCAGGCTCAGTTGGACCATATGGGGCTTTTCTGCACAACGGCTCAGAGTACACTGGGGATTATGCAGCAGAGATGAGCATTGAA gagCTTAAAGATTGGCATCGGCCACAGATCGATTgtttagcagcagcaggatcTGATCTCATTGCTTTTGAGACAATCCCAAGTATCAAAGAGGCGGAGGCTCTGGTGGAGCTGCTCCGAGAATTCCCCAACGCCAAGGCGTGGCTCTCCTTTTCCTGCAAG gaTGGGAGGTGTATATCAGACGGCAGCCTGTTTACAGATGCAGTCCAGATAGCCAACAGATCCACGCAGCTGGCTGCTGTGGGAGTCAACTGTTGTCCTCCAGTTGTGGTGGAGCCGCTGCTAAACTCAGCAAGGTCACTGCTCAGCCCAGACATGAGCTGGGTGGTCTACCccaacagtggagaggagtgGGACACCAAGCGGGG GTGGCTGCCATCACAGAAAACATCTGCATCCATACATGAACTCAGCAACACATGGATGAACCAAGGTGCTGCTCTCATAG GGGGCTGCTGCCGTATTGGTCCTGCTCACATAGCAGAATTAAAACGACAGTTAAAAGGAAGTTGTGCGTCTCCAGCCTCTGCAGCGAAACCACATTAA
- the LOC113152381 gene encoding basic immunoglobulin-like variable motif-containing protein, whose translation MPNTSEDQEANLSGPAEPSGMQKPSDGGEERGLISSVARDAARVRRASSAELHLPWTCPVTHSREKFYTVCSDYALLNQAASVYCPPNTARDRVQSKQDDGPPLVKPKPSADFGAGQAGGAHVGSDGDLDMEEVSCGNTKPILAWEIDTADFNSVLTRKIRTSNVKKCSTKKMKSSDRPSRNLQDIPPHASMEEIKQRKVFDLRRWYCISRPQYKTSCGISSLVSCWNFLYSTLGAGSLPPISQEEALHILGFQPPFEEIKFGPFTGNATLMRWFRQINDNFRVRGCSYILYKPHGKHKTAGETAEGALMKLTQGLKDESMAYIYHCQNHYFCPVGFEATPLKAAKAYRGPLPTNEMEYWILIGEPSRKHPAIHCKKWLDIVTDLNTQNPEYLDIRHTERGIQRRKTKKVGGNLHCIMAFQRVNWQKLGPWALNLENLRHDFHQRGTERAHGSGTEDTEERTSSKRLAHLGRSHSMGSQKDTSWKRQSNTTENRQRISPDSDLEEDITD comes from the exons ATGCCTAACACATCTGAAGATCAGGAAGCAAACCTATCTGGGCCAGCAGAACCATCGGGAATGCAAAAGCCCAGCGACGGGGGGGAGGAACGCGGTCTGATCAGCTCCGTCGCCCGGGATGCTGCAAGAGTAAGGCGAGCTTCAAGCGCTGAGCTCCACCTGCCATGGACCTGTCCGGTCACACACTCCAGAGAGAAGTTCTACACTGTGTGCTCAGATTATGCGCTTCTCAACCAGGCGGCTTCTGTGTACTGTCCTCCAAACACAGCCAGGGACAGGGTCCAGAGCAAGCAGGATGATGGACCCCCACTTGTGAAACCAAAGCCCTCTGCTGACTTTGGAGCTGGTCAAGCTGGAGGTGCCCATGTGGGATCAGATGGGGACCTTGACATGGAGGAAGTCTCCTGTGGCAACACTAAACCCATTTTGGCCTGGGAGATTGATACAGCAGACTTCAACAGCGTGCTCACcagaaaaataagaacaa GCAACGTGAAGAAATGCAGCACCAAGAAGATGAAGTCATCAGACAGACCCAGCCGAAATCTGCAAGACATCCCTCCTCATGCCTCAATGGAGGAGATCAAGCAGAGAAAAGTGTTCGACCTCAGGAGATG GTACTGCATCAGTCGGCCACAGTACAAGACTTCATGCGGAATCTCCTCTTTGGTGTCCTGCTGGAACTTCCTGTACAGCACTCTGGGTGCAGGGAG TCTTCCACCCATCTCTCAGGAGGAGGCGCTGCATATTTTGGGGTTTCAGCCGCCTTTTGAAGAAATCAAGTTCGGTCCTTTCACCGGCAATGCTACTCTAATGCG CTGGTTCAGACAAATCAATGACAATTTCCGAGTGAGAGGTTGCTCCTACATTCTGTACAAACCACATGGAAAACACAAGACGGCAGGAGAAACAG CTGAAGGAGCGTTGATGAAACTGACACAAGGGCTGAAGGACGAGTCTATGGCCTATATCTACCACTGCCAGAACCACTACTTCTGCCCAGTGGGATTTGAAGCCACGCCACTTAAAGCAGCAAAGGCTTACAG gGGCCCTCTACCTACAAATGAAATGGAGTACTGGATCTTAATTGGGGAGCCGAGCAGGAAACACCCAGCTATTCACTGTAAAAA ATGGCTGGACATTGTGACAGACCTCAACACACAAAACCCAGAATACTTGGATATTcggcacacagagagagggattCAGCGCCGCAAAACCAAAAAG GTGGGTGGCAACCTGCACTGCATCATGGCCTTCCAGAGAGTGAACTGGCAGAAGCTCGGCCCCTGGGCTTTGAATTTGGAGAACCTGCGCCACGACTTTCACCAACGTGGCACAGAGCGAGCTCACGGAAGTGGCACggaggacacagaggagagaacGTCATCCAAGCGCCTGGCCCATCTGGGGCGCTCGCACAGCATGGGAAGTCAGAAAGACACCTCCTGGAAACGCCAGTCCAACAccacagagaacagacagaggatTTCCCCTGACAGCGATCTCGAGGAGGACATCACAGACTGA